The genomic stretch AAGCCTCCCTGCACTAATCCTACATGGTCCATCTAACACATATTAGTACGCATTGCATCTAATCAAAGTATCTAACATACCAGCAGAGGAAATCAAACAAATTAACATTCGAAACACGGTAATTGGTAAGATATTGATGCACTTTAAAATCTCATAGCACAGATTGATTGGACCGGACGCTGCGCAACCTATCTATCAACGAATGAAATATTCACTACCTGATCTGCAAAAGGATCTGCTGCCGCACAAGATTATCCACAGGACCAGCAATGGAACTGCTACCGCACAGGCACAGCCAAGGGGGGCCCATGGCCGACCCTTCCCTGGAGACTATCTTCCTCCCCCTAGGGGGCCCCATGGCCGACCCTTCCCTGGAGACTATCTTCCTCCCATAACCTAAAAACGGTTGACACCAAGGAAGGCGACGCGATAATTATTAGAGCATTTCCAAGAATTCTTaaataaaatttcaaaaaattaaTTTTGGGACCTTGCTAAAAATTATTGTGAGGAAAAAGATACCCTCCAACCAACGGTTCCAAAAAACTAGCCCCAAAAAGATTCAATTCTTGCCACATCATCCATGGGTGGGGTCaaaacttgttttttttctgtGAACAGTAACTGcgggatttcttttttctcaGCCTTTTTTTCGGCGGGTTTTGGGAGCATGGAGCGGAGGGAAAATTTAGCTCTAGATGGTGTATGTATTGGGCATGCAGAAAAATTGGAACTTAATTACCAACTGTTGGAGTGTTGTTTTTCCCAAAATTAATTATTGGAACCATATATTAGGTATTTTTGAAGATGCTGACGAATACTCTAATTAGTCTTTTTATTACTGTAAGTACTAGAGAGCAGTAGAGAAAGGTGAGGCCAAATTGGATTTGTAGTATAACCTCGAACTGCCGTGTCGTGTCGGGCCCGGCAGGAAAAAGGCCCAAATCGAGTAGCCAAGCTGACCCACcgaatcagaattcagaaccaaggtcatgtttagttactcccaactcccaactttgacactatgcaaaaagaaaatttcccatcacatcaaacttgcggtatatgcatggagtactaaatgtagataaaattaaaaactaattgcacagttttgttgtactttgcgagacgaatcttttgagcctaattagtcaatatttggacaataattcacaaatacaaacgaaacgctacagtgtgctacagtgctgtaacagtaatttggcacctcccaaattccccaactaaggccatgtttagttactcccaactcccaactttgacactatgcaaaaagaagattccccatcacatcaaacttgcggtacatgcatggagtactaaatgtagatgaaattaaaaactaattgcacagttttgttgtactttgcgagacgaatcttttgagcctaattagtcaatatttggacaataattcacaaatacaaacgaaacgctacagtgtgctacagtgctgtaaagcacctcccaaattccccaactaaacaaggccaaacACGGCTCAAACCGACCGACCCAGGGGACCAGAACAAGGAGAGAAGGGAAAGGGGGAACCACCGGACCGGGCCGCCACCTTCCCTTCCGCCGGCGACCTCCAGCCAccgcgccatggcggcggcgaagctgCTCTACATTGTGGTGGTGGACGACAACGGCTCCTCCTTCCGCTACACGCGCTCCCTCATCCACAGCACCCTCCAGCTCATGGGATGCAAGCCGCGCCACGCGTTCGAGGTCCGtccgcctcctcgccttcgCGGTTGATCCCTCCTGGCCTCCGATCTCTCGATAGCTTTGTCTGATTCGATCCTCCGTTACCCACTTTCTCTTGTAGATCAGCCGCAGGGTGTTCGATGTCATCCGGGGCGACGGCAACGACGAAatggccgcctccgcctccgcctccacccgggTGCAGAGGTACGAGTCGCCGAANNNNNNNNNNNNNNNNNNNNNNNNNNNNNNNNNNNNNNNNNNNNNNNNNNNNNNNNNNNNNNNNNNNNNNNNNNNNNNNNNNNNNNNNNNNNNNNNNNNNGGGGCCTTTTTCTTTGCCTTTTTTGGGGACGCCTTGCCCTTTAAAAAGAACGCGCCCCCAACCAAGGGAGCGATTTTATGGTTCCCGGGCGGGCCGGTCCCCCTCCTTTTTTAACCttctcccccccccctcctttCGGATATTTAAATTAACCCCAACCTTTCCCTTTGTTTTTTaagttgtttaaaaaaaaaaaccccccccccccccccccacccccaccccctgTGAAACGTTCAGCGGCTCATGTGTAACCGGATCTACGAATGCTATGCTCTTGACAGATAGTTCCAAACACAGCACGGTAGAATGGTGATTTGATTTGTTAGCATTAGTAGTATATTAATCTTGGTTTCCTGGATGAGAGAGCTTACGGTATAACATGCTCAAATTTGAGAGTGATTAGTGTGCAAAGTATGTCTGGCTTATTGGACGAGAGCTCAGAATGTGTCACTGCAATTGCTTGGAGCTAGCACCCATAACTGTTTCTGACTGACAAGCATTCTAGTGCCGCCGCATTGATCTTATATATTTCAAAGGAAAACCTTTAAAGGTGCTCATTTCATGTCCTCCCCCCTGTCACTTATAATCCTTCATCTTGCCTTAGGATTCGGGAACGAAAGGAATCTGTCACAGTTCTTCTTTGCGGAACTAGTGGTTGCGGCAAGTCTACACTTTCGACGCTGCTGGTAAGAATTTTTGTTCATCATTTTCCTTTCCTCCTTACTTTCTTGTATGCCTTTTTGCTCCTTTCCCTCTCTTCCATTAGGACATGTCATATCTTCTATCAGCACCTGTCTTAGACCTACTGTTCTGAGGACTGTTAGCGTCAGAATATAATGATTGACTTGAATATGCAATGAACTACAATTGGATCACTAGTTCATGGAAGTCTGTCAATGCCACCAGGATAACAGTGACCCCTCCCTTGTCTTGCTTGATTTGGATAGCTTAATAGAAGCTTCTTCTACatcagttttcttttttcctgaaTCCTGCTCTATAGCTGGTATTGAAAACACCTAGACATAGTAAATCATCTTCTTTCCAAAACTAGATTATGTTCACTGCACTAATGCGGCAAAGCTTACTTTTCCCCCTGATTTCCTCCTTACAGAGATGTTAATGTATCAACAGGGAAGCAGGTTAGGAATCACAACTGTAGTTTCCACAGATTCAATACGTCACATGATGCGGAGCTTTGTTGAAGAGAAAGAAAACCCTCTTCTCTGGGCATCAACTTATCATGCTGGTGAATGTCTTGACCCAGTAGCAGTTGCTGAAGCAAAAGCTAGAAGGAAAGCTAAAAAGGGCTCAGGCGTGTCAAGCAGCTCAAATATTGATTACGAGAAAAGTGGGGCTCTAACTGAAAAAGTTGATGGGAAAGCAATTGGGAAGAAGCAAATGGCCATAGAAGGTTATAAAGCACAGAGTGAGATGGTGATTGACAGTTTGGATCGGTTAATTACTGCATGGGAAGATAGGAAAGAATCAGTTGTTGTTGAGGGTGTTCACTTAAGCCTTAATTTTGTGGTATGTGCTTGCTGAAAAAAACTATTCTTTTGCTGACTTCTTTCCTTTCATTCTTGTTGTTGATTTGTATTAGCTCATATCAAACCTACTATATCACATCTATGCTGCTATTAAAGGTGGAACTGTCAAGTTCATGATCGGCATGGCCAGTTTATTCCTCATTTCCTTTTAATTGTTTCAGATGGGTCTAATGAGGAAACATCCTTCGATTATACCTTTTATGATCTACATATCCAATGAGGGTAAGCACACAGAGAGGTTTGCTGTACGTGCAAAGTACATGACACTTGACCCAACGAAAAATAAGTATGTTAAATACATCAGCAACATTAGAACTATCCAGGAGTACCTCTGCAGTCGAGCTGACAAGTACCTTGTTCCCAAGGTAAATAACACTAATGTTGATCGGAGTGTTGCTTCGATCCATGCCACTGTCTTTAGCTGCCTCCGGAAGCGAGCTAATGGAGATCAGTTATATGACCCTGATACAAATACCGTGGCTCTAGTAAATGAAGAGTACAAAAACCAGTGCGTGGCTAACTCCATGAGTTCCAAGGGGATGTTTAAATTGATTCAACGGCTTGGGTCCTCAAGAAAGCTCATGGCCATCATTAACGTCGATGGATCTGTATCCAAGGCTTGGCCAGTTGAGTCCAGTGGTGATGGAAAATGCAGTTCTGACAACAGTACTCAGAAATCTGTAGGGAATCCAATTTATGGACCTTTAAACATTGGAAGAGCAGAGTCAGTCAATCTGCAGTTTGGCACCTTTGGGATAAGTGCGTGGCCTACTGATACAGGCTGTACAAGTCAAGCTGGAAATGCCGATGAATCATGGACCAATGCTACTGAAGGTAGTAGCAGACATGTTCCATCTTCATCTGGTTCTCCTAAGAAGTCCGATGGGCACTGTAAAGAGGTACTAACTACTGCTTGTACCATGGTTGTGTTGATTTGTCTTATTTTTGTGATTACTGATCTTCCATTGAAGAGAAAGGCAACGCTAGTGTTTAATTTTGAAATTATATTTATACCTTTTGGCGCTAGATCAAAGAGTCGTCAGCAGCATCTGGCAgcgatgaagaagaggaagaagaagctgatGTTCAGCCTAATTCAGGGAGCGACGAGGATCTCAGTGAAGTAGACAACAGGGAGATCCATGAGGAGGTGAGACAAAGCAGCCTATATATCGCCTTTATTTGGATTGTTACAGCCTTTTTGTTTGTTGATCCTCTTAAATAGTAGGTAAAGGACCCCTGTAGTTGCTTCACAGCACTGTGCACTCTGTGCTCTGGCTCCCATTATAAGCATATTTGTGGATGTTTGCATCGCAGATGGAAGGGTCTGTTGATGAGGATTGCAACAGGTCTGATGAGGAGTATGATGACCTGGCGATGGGAGACAGCATGGAGAATGGCTATTTAACTGATGATGGCATGTTTTATAGTGGTTTAAGCAAATCATCGAACGGCAGGTTCTTGGATGGCAATCAACGAAGCCACAGCACGCCAAGGAAACACCAAGCGAAACTTGATGCAGGTGTTCCAGAGACTGCACGCTCTACTTCTTCAGCACTCCCTACTGGCACAAGCAGCAAGCGGCATGCCGCTAGGAAGTGGAAGCGCTCCCTGAGCGACTCATTCCGTTCACGGCCACGGAGTGCTCCTGACTTGGTGTCGACGTACAAGGGATCACCACCCGTGCCTGTGGCTCCTGATGAGAGGTAGCTGATTCTGATCGCCTGGCAGGCTGGTTGCAAAGACGTATTGTCTTTTTTTAGCATAAATCGCAAAGGAAAATATGAAACTATCTGAGGCATTTTGTCGGTTGAGAGTTGTCTTTTGAAGTACGGCATGTTGTGATTTTGTAAATTTGTCACGAGAGAAAGTGGATCGGATTGGTGCAAATTAACGAGTGTGATTGCTTGACTTTTGTTCCCGTCTCTTTTACCTGCCGGGGTGGTGTGATTGGTGCTATATCATGTTATTTCGTAGGGTGTGGGTGGTTattttatatagttttttttctttgaactcATATTTTCTTTGTTAAACAAAATGAAACAGAGAGTACTTCACATGTGTAGAACCCATGCACATCGAGTGATCTGCTTTGTAGTATTATTGTTGAGTTATACAGAATTAATAAGGAGATCCATTGAACAAGAAGTGCACAATACAACTAGGATAAACTTGTTTCCTTGACACTAGTTTTGTGTCTATTGTCATAGGCATACATTATGCAATAATCAATTGTTTGATGAACTATATCAAGGCACCATGCGTGGGAAGGATTGTATCGCTTTTCTATTCATGTAAGACGATAATTTTAAAGGAAATGATAAAGTAATAATGTATTGGGAATAGTCCGTAAAAAATCGCATATAAGTATTTAAATGAGTACCTACAATGTGATACGTTTGAACTTCTAGATATATGGAAAGTATGAAAATAACAATCAATTTGGTAGAACAAAATGACGGAGGTGGAAAGGCCATCAAGTTGGTCCTTGCGACAAGCTCTGTGGTTTTGAAGGTTTCTAAGGCCTGCGTGCAGCCTGCTGATTCCTGCCCAGCAAGTGGACGGCACCTCATCAGCAGTATCCGCAGAGGAGAGCATGCAACAAGAGACAGGCGCTTTAGAATTTTTGGGAGCGCGCCAGCAATGGGTTGCTAACGTTAGGATTTCCTTTTTAAGTAATTAGGCTAAAACGGATCATTGCCGACTCTTCTGGGGGAATGGGAGATGCCTAAGCTTGGTCTGTTTCAGACTTGAGACAGAGTGTGATAATCCATTGCTTCATCGTTCAATGTAACTATCGTTGCGTCGTCGAAGTCGGCATGGACCTTGTTGACGCAAGAAAACATGGCGTGTGGGTCCCATCCACGTCATCAGGTGCCCTGTGCCCATGCCCCAGGCGGCGCGCCATGCAATGCAGCCAGCCCCCCGGCAGCTTTTGGCAGCGGAGCGGAGCACAACACGCACCGGCCAACTCACCTTGCCTCCACTCCATAACAGTGGATTAACGATTTGATTAATCGGTGCCGGTTGTACGAATCACCACCATCACATATATAATCAGTATATTCAGCTCGTCTGATCACTCACTCTCGTGACCTCGTCGCATCCTAATTATATTGGCATCCTGCATGCTTTCAGCAGCAGCTATATAACTGCTCATCATGTCTAGTAATaacatcatatatatatatagacacacacatCACAACTATTATAATGTAAATCAATTATGGTATAACCATAACTAGTCCTCGGACACCATGACAACCTCTCGTCCTAATTTATCGTCTCAAATCAGTAGATATAAATTTACTATGGAGTAGATACGATAACTCGAATGGTTTGAGATGATAAATTAGGACAAAAGGTTAAACCAGTAGATATATAGATCACATCGCCGCTTCACCCACCACCATTGCCATCGTTcacctctcttcctctctcacctctCTTCCTCTAGTTCATGATATGAGGATCATGGAGCAATAACGACAGTCGGTGTATGCGGGCGTGGCATCATCAAGATTCACATCATCGGTCGATCTACACCACTGATTTGGTGGTCTTTGGAGTTTGGAGAGGAGATGCATGAGAATCTTGATGATGCTGCATCCGCAGACAAGTGCCTACTATCACCTCGGTCGGtctgctgcttcttctcattTGTCTATCGATCCTTAAAGTCAAGGTGAGAGAGATTGATCAATTTATTTCCTCTCACTTCTGCTGTCTTCACTGCGGGTCTACAAGTTAAGTTAATAGCAATTTTGGTGTTATATCTAATGATGCTCATTTCATTTTACCAAACTAATTGATTAAAtaaatattgttggtcaaaCTTTGAGTAAAAAATCATATagtatatatttaagaacggagatAGTATAAATTACCTCTACTTCAGGTGGGTCAGAAGTATCTAAAGAAGTATTCTGATGTTTGCTTCCCTTACCGTCTGTATTTTGAAATAAATATGACGGGTATTCATTATTCAAAGAACTGTTTTTAAGTACAGTTTATCTTATTGCCGTTCATGGAAGCCAAGCAGACTCGCTCGAGGGGAGCCGACTTGCTGAGAACACGCAACCACAAGGACACGGGGTTTTGACCCCGTAGGAGCAAAGCGTCCTCGCCACTGATCGAGAAAGGGAAATCTTCAAAGCATTGAAGCGATGTACCTTTGAGCATGCTTGGGCCTCTGAACTGATGTTGCTCATAAGAACCGGTTTCCTCAGTGACTTTGAAGAAGCTTTCCTCTCGGTTGGTTGGGAGAATTTCTGGCAAATGGAGTAAGGTCcaaattttcaaaatttctaACTCTCGAATTTGTTTGCACCTGACCATAGATGAGTCCAAGTTTGACATCCTCTTCTTTAATGAAGAATTTCAATGCTCCTTGAATGATCTTACTGCTTGATGAGGGATTCATTCCATCCTAAATGCTCCTAAATGGGCCCGAATCACGACAGATGGTGGGCTGCCAGACGGCCCCACACTGTGGCATTAGCGGCTAAGATGGGCCCTAGTAGCACAAGCAGTAGCTTCTGTGGTGCAGTGGAGTGTGCAGGACTGGAATAAGAATTTAAGTGGCCGGACATGTCATTACACTTACGCAGTAACTTTTgtcaaagaaaaaaatttaCCATAAGAATCAAGCCCAGATTCAGCTAGTAGCTCGCATTAGAAAGCCTcatttgatttgtatatatgtaCGTACGTCCTAACTAGTACCAACAACACCGACCAGCGGTACTGTAACGTACGTTCTCTCGTACAAATATGCGGCATAAATATATGAACAAGAAAACGTACTTATTATCAGGCTCGCTCGTAGAGTAGGCCGTTAAGGATTATAATCTACCGGATTATAAAATATCATTTAGGATCATAATCTAGATCATGAGGGTGTTTGGGGGGACTAAAGTAGAGCTAAAATTTTAGTTAAATTTTAGCCGCCTGCTCCAAATAGGAGAGCTAAAATAggagggttaaactttagccttcCAAATCCTTTAGCCCCTCCAAGGGATGCTAAAATGGGTTAAAGAGCCTAAAAGTGTTCCCCGCTACCCTTTATTCCCCCGTTGCCTCCCTCCCTGcactcttctctctcctcccccacaACACCCCGCCGCCCTtcggccggccccgccacctccgcccgcccctgcggcctccgccggccccgccgccgtgctcgccgccacAGGGGAGGGTCTGGATCTGGCGTACCTTCATTTCCCGGTGGCCGTGGCGACAGTCGGGGACCTCGCTGCGCGACCTCTGGGGCACGCCACGGAGCTCGTGAAGCGGGCCAAGGGGGAGGTAGGCGCCGAGTACATGTGTTCGGTGGCGGACCTGATGGTGCTACACGGAAGTGATTCACCTCACCGGAAGCGCGCGCATGGACCGCATCGTCGGCGGCAAGTTCAAGCTTACCCGGAAGGGGAAAAGAGGTGGTTTTCGATTCCGATGATGGTGGtgctcgacgacggcgacgggtaGGAAGAAGTTGAGAGGGAAGAAGTAGAGGAGGggtagaggagaggagaggagagaaagtAGGGGTAAATGGGTCTTTTGTCAatacaggtgctaaagtttagcccctcatCCAAACACTCAAATGggataaagtttagcactccatttgagggggttaaagtttaatcccgggttaaaatttagcccctttCTTCCAAACAAGGCCTATATAATCTAGGAGGAAAATAAACAGGCTGTAAGTACTAGGTACAGTAATGAAGCAGCTGTTGAATTTGTTAATTGCTTGCTGGTAGGGTTGAGCTGAGCTCGAGCGAGCTCATCACCTCAAGTTTGAGCTTGTCAGAGCGTCGAGCGTGGAAGCTCGATGCGAGCCTTACAACCGTCTGAATCTACTGAGCTTGGTTTGTTTCTAATTCGAGCCGATCTTGGTTCACGAGCATTAATTTTATCAATCATAAACTTAATTAATAGTAATTAGACTTGAATTATTATCTCGTTTATAGACTTTGGGTATTAGACAATGCAATTGATCTAAGTACGTACACCTCGCAGAGTCATAGCTGGTAGAAAAGCATAAACTTACTTGAGCCTTTTTTTATCTCAAACTCAAACGGCTCGCGAGCTTTGTATCAAAATTGAGCTTGGTTTATTTAAAATTCGAGCCATCTTGAAACAAGATTAAGACAAGCTGAATACGAGTAGATCACGAGCCTCGAGCTTCATTTAATAACGCGTGCTCCAGATTTCATAGCCTACATCGCGCACATGCTCCGTCCATATAGCAGCAGTACATCAACTGCTGGCTCGTTTCTCCATttaataattaatatatatgaaTAACAACTAATTTACTGTCCAATTTCCGATCACCCGATAGTTCTGCTGATCAGATGATTCCTTTCCTTTTACGAGCTCCGTGCATGGTCTTTCTGCAGTCCCTTTCATTTTCATGTTCCGCGCACCTCACGACCCGTCGCATGAAGCGCTAATCACCCATCCACCACCAAGGAAATGTTACCGAAAGTTAATAAATATTtttagcaaaaataaaaaaaaattaaatgaaaGAATTAAACGTTTGAAGCAAAATCTGGATGCAAAAATTATGAACCAAAAGTTTGAAAACAAAAAGTTTCTGAAAGAAAATCTTGGAAGcaaaaattttgaaacaaaaCTTACAGAAAGAAAAATCTTGGAAGCAAAAGTTAGGAACAAAAATTTTTAGACAAAAATTTCAACAGGAAAATCTTGATAGCAAAAAtttgaaaagaaaatgtttga from Setaria italica strain Yugu1 chromosome II, Setaria_italica_v2.0, whole genome shotgun sequence encodes the following:
- the LOC101782906 gene encoding LOW QUALITY PROTEIN: P-loop NTPase domain-containing protein LPA1 homolog (The sequence of the model RefSeq protein was modified relative to this genomic sequence to represent the inferred CDS: substituted 1 base at 1 genomic stop codon), coding for MAAAKLLYIVVVDDNGSSFRYTRSLIHSTLQLMGCKPRHAFEISRRVFDVIRGDGNDEMAASASASTRVQRYESPXXXXXXXXXXXXXXXXXXGLFLCLFWGRLALXKERAPNQGSDFMVSCLRIRERKESVTVLLCGTSGCGKSTLSTLLGSRLGITTVVSTDSIRHMMRSFVEEKENPLLWASTYHAGECLDPVAVAEAKARRKAKKGSGVSSSSNIDYEKSGALTEKVDGKAIGKKQMAIEGYKAQSEMVIDSLDRLITAWEDRKESVVVEGVHLSLNFVMGLMRKHPSIIPFMIYISNEGKHTERFAVRAKYMTLDPTKNKYVKYISNIRTIQEYLCSRADKYLVPKVNNTNVDRSVASIHATVFSCLRKRANGDQLYDPDTNTVALVNEEYKNQCVANSMSSKGMFKLIQRLGSSRKLMAIINVDGSVSKAWPVESSGDGKCSSDNSTQKSVGNPIYGPLNIGRAESVNLQFGTFGISAWPTDTGCTSQAGNADESWTNATEGSSRHVPSSSGSPKKSDGHCKEIKESSAASGSDEEEEEEADVQPNSGSDEDLSEVDNREIHEEMEGSVDEDCNRSDEEYDDLAMGDSMENGYLTDDGMFYSGLSKSSNGRFLDGNQRSHSTPRKHQAKLDAGVPETARSTSSALPTGTSSKRHAARKWKRSLSDSFRSRPRSAPDLVSTYKGSPPVPVAPDER